The following are from one region of the Betta splendens chromosome 15, fBetSpl5.4, whole genome shotgun sequence genome:
- the LOC114842073 gene encoding zinc finger protein 503 — MITSPSASALKNSDICALWESSSSRNSSSASINKPFLHSAPPADPLRQANRLPIKVLKMLTARSGHILHPEYLQPLPSTPVSPIELDAKKSPLALLAQTCSQIGKPDPTPSSKLSSVTPNGSSEKESKSGPLKLSDIGVDDKSSFKPYSKPSDKKDSSSGVSSGEKSGFRVPSATCQPFTPRTGSPNSSTSASPMPSEGKCGERDEKKESDCNKSGTTDGSGTTSHSRISVSCGGINVEVNQHQETTPGTKAPSSESSSVTSVSSASVLGSGLVAPVSPYKPGQTVFPLPPAGMTYPGSLAGAYAGYPQHFLPHGGSLVNAQLAGSLGCSKAGSSPLAGASPPSIMSASLCRDPYCLSYHCASHLAGAAGASCTHDSAAAAAANALKSSYPLMYPTHPIHGVHSSAPSFSGHPLYPYGFMLPNDPLPHVCNWVSANGPCDKRFSTSEELLNHLRTHTAFTGAEKLISGYPGSSSLASAAAAAMACHMHMPPSGAPGSPGTLALRSPHHALGLSSRYHPYSKSPLPTPGAPVPVPAATGPYYSPYALYGQRLTTASALGYQ, encoded by the exons ATGATCACGTCGCCCTCGGCGTCTGCCCTGAAAAATAGTGATATTTGCGCACTGTGGGAAAGCAGCAGTTCTCGGAATAGCAGCTCAGCGAGCATCAACAAGCCTTTTCTTCACTCCGCACCTCCGGCTGATCCACTACGGCAAGCGAACCGACTGCCCATAAAGGTTTTGAAAATGCTCACAGCACGGTCGGGACACATTTTGCACCCGGAGTACCTGCAGCCTTTACCGTCGACCCCGGTCAGTCCTATAGAG CTAGATGCAAAGAAAAGTCCGCTGGCTCTGTTGGCGCAGACCTGCTCTCAGATCGGCAAACCGGACCCAACGCCCTCCTCCAAATTATCCTCGGTAACGCCGAATGGATCTAGTGAAAAGGAATCTAAATCTGGTCCTTTGAAACTGAGTGACATCGGTGTGGATGACAAGTCTAGCTTCAAACCTTATTCTAAGCCGTCAGACAAGAAGGACTCGTCTTCGGGCGTCTCAAGCGGAGAGAAGTCCGGTTTCCGGGTGCCGAGCGCCACCTGCCAGCCGTTCACGCCGCGGACGGGCAGCCCCAACTCCAGCACTTCGGCTTCGCCCATGCCGTCAGAGGGGAAATGTGGGGAACGGGACGAAAAGAAAGAGTCTGACTGTAACAAAAGCGGCACCACGGACGGATCGGGCACCACTAGCCACAGTAGGATAAGCGTGAGTTGTGGTGGAATTAATGTGGAGGTCAACCAGCACCAGGAGACGACACCCGGCACTAAAGCCCCCTCCTCGGAGTCTTCATCTGTAACATCTGTATCCTCGGCATCCGTTCTCGGGTCAGGACTTGTGGCGCCGGTGTCCCCCTACAAACCGGGACAGACGGTTTTCCCTTTGCCTCCGGCGGGTATGACCTACCCGGGCAGCTTGGCCGGGGCCTACGCGGGCTACCCCCAGCACTTCCTGCCCCACGGAGGGAGCTTGGTGAACGCACAGCTGGCCGGCTCGCTGGGCTGCAGTAAGGCTGGATCCAGCCCGCTGGCCGGCGCTTCTCCGCCGTCCATCATGTCAGCCAGCCTGTGCAGAGACCCCTACTGCCTCAGTTACCACTGCGCCAGCCACTTGGCCGGCGCGGCCGGCGCTTCCTGCACGCACGACTCCGCAGCCGCCGCGGCCGCTAACGCCCTCAAGTCCAGCTACCCGCTAATGTACCCGACGCACCCCATACACGGCGTCCATTCATCGGCGCCGTCGTTTAGCGGACACCCCCTGTACCCATATGGTTTCATGCTCCCCAACGACCCTCTGCCACATGTTTGCAATTGGGTGTCGGCAAATGGACCGTGTGACAAGCGCTTCTCCACCTCGGAGGAGCTCCTGAACCACCTGAGGACACATACTGCTTTTACCGGGGCCGAGAAACTGATTTCTGGGTATCCCGGCTCGTCCTCGCTGGCCAGCGCCGCAGCAGCGGCCATGGCCTGCCATATGCACATGCCACCGTCAGGAGCCCCCGGGAGCCCCGGGACTTTGGCTCTAAGGAGCCCGCATCACGCGCTAGGACTCAGCAGCCGCTACCACCCCTACTCCAAAAGCCCCCTGCCGACCCCCGGTGCCCCGGTCCCCGTCCCCGCAGCCACCGGCCCCTACTACTCCCCTTACGCACTGTACGGTCAGAGACTCACCACAGCGTCAGCGCTCGGATACCAGTGA